ATAAAAACTACACCATTGAGTACTCACCTTAGCTTTCTCTGTTCTCCAGTGTTTTACTAGCCACTCCCACTGTCCAATTGGAATTCTATTATCACAACCATTAAGAATATTCCGTGCCCGTGACAAATCAGCTTTGTAGTATTTCCTCTTTAAAACAACCTTGAAGTCTTTCAATTTTTTACTAGCTGATCTCAACACCCATCTTTTGTATGACTCATCAATGTTGAAAAAAGCCTATTATAAAATACATTTGTGACAACTTGTTCGTTGAAGAAAAAAATGACTTGTTTGTTGAAGAtgcaaatatatatatatgttagatTGCGTTGACATACCTGGACAGAACCCCACAACTTTTCTTTCTCCAACTTTGGTACTTTGCTCCGGTTTTGAGCAGCTAAGGACATTTCTTTTCCTTTCACTAGGGTTCCAATAAAATTTGACAGCTTGCAAGTATTCAAACCACATGGCTGACCAAATCTGTTGAACTTCAAATTAATCTTGTTATCAACATCATGTTCTTTCCAGAAGCGCCTCATGTGAGTAGGTCCTCTTCTAGTCTTCTCTACAACTTCTGGTATGTGAACAGATAGGAACTACCATTAGGCCCATGCAAAACAAGCACATGTAAATTCTTTTATGCCCTCAGAACTAACCATGTGTTTGCTCTTGTTCTTGTCgaacttcctcttcttcttcatgttcATCTTCTTGTCTAGACTCACCTTCTTCATCTTCCGATTCAGTTTCATCACCATGTTCAGCGCCATCTTCTCCATCTTCCGATTCAGTTTCCTCACCACTTCCCTCATGGCTCCTTAAGTCAACATCTTCTTCGGCTCTGGAATCCTTCAAAATCAATACAAGAAAACAAGATGAGAAATAAAAACAAGTTTTCAAAGTTATCCATGTTGAGCTCCTCAAGACCATCAGAAGTAATAAAAACAAGAGCTCACCAAGTATTTTAAGAGCTTACCATAGTGAAGTGTTTTAATTTATCCCTGTTTGAAGCTTCTGTTTTCATTTGTTTCATAACATTGATGCATTCCATTTGTGGTAGATTAACTTCTCTGACTTTATATTTCAGCTCACTCAGTCTTCGTTCATGGTCAGACACATGGGACTGATTGAATGCATCAGATCTTGATCCCGAAGTCATCATATTTCCTGGCATGTACAATTTGAAACTCGGTTAGAAAAGACAGTATCAAAACTAAGATAAAAACAATCAACGACACTTGAAATTTAGTCCAAAAACAATCAATAGCTCTCACCTAATCCTAGCCTAATATTCTTCATGCCCATCAATTCTAGCCTCCATATCAAAGAAGTCTCTTGTAGGTGGATGAACCACAGCGTACCAATCCTTCTCTATAGAATCTTGTACATAATATACTTGGGTGGCTTGAGTTGCGAGGATAAATGGCTCATCAAATATGTCACTGCCACTGCTTAGCAAATGGTTAAAATTCACCTCAGTTATTCCATATGGGTCCTTTCGAACCCCAGCATCAGGGTGAACACTGTCGACCCAATCACACTTGAATAAAACCATGCTGCCTTTGTTTAAATAATTCAGCTCAACTATTTCAGTGATTCGGCCATAATAAACAACATCTCCTAAAGCTGGATTATTATCTTTAGCACTTGAGAAACTAGATGTCTTTGCAATCATAGATACTCCGTCACATTGCGCTTCTTTTCCGTCACCATATCCCCTTGTGTGGAAAGTGCATCCATTTATAGAGTAGGCATTGTACTTTCTCACCATCCGATATGGCTTTTGTGCTAAGACTTTAACTTCTGCAGGGATCTTAACATTATTGGAAATCAATGATTGAACCTAGAGACATAACATAGTCAATGCAATATCACCACATGAAGCGCTTCAAGAATTTTAGCGTGAGATCATAGCACTTACATGGTCAGCAAACCAAGTGCGGAAACTATTGTGATGGTCATGTTCTACATCACGTATCCTTTTGCGTTGACCCGCTGATAGAATATCATGATGTTGTCTACATGCACATGAGAGAGGGTTACTACTAGTTCAGAGAGTATGGAGAGTGTGGAACAAGTGGTGAGAAACTTACTGGACATATGGAGCAATGTGGGGGTAATTGACCAACACATATCTTTGAGCTTGGATCGATGACGTGTAGTCTAGTTCTTCAACACAAGGACCAAATAAAGGACGACCGACTATTCTCAAGTATGTTTGATGGTTTGTCAAGTCATTGGGGCCAATACAATCATTATGTCGTCCTGTTTGAGTGAATATGGTTGGACAACCATGCAAATATCTTGAGCAAAATGTAATAGTATCACCCAAAACATATCCTTCTGCTATTGATCCCTCTGGGTGACTTAGCGTATGGATCATACTCTTTAGCTTGCCCAAAAACCTCTCGACATCCCACATGCTTCGGTAATGCACCAGTCCAGCAATCCGTACTTCAGTTGCAAGATGAATGGTCAAGTGTTCCATGATGTCAAAAAAGGCAGGAGGAAATACTTTCTCCAATTGGCACATGATTTCAGGAATCTCATCCTCCAACTTTTGTATCTCACTCACATTGATAACCTTAGAGTATAATTGCTTGAAGTAGTTGCACAAACGCATCAATGGAATACAAACATCTTCAGGCAAAGTTCTCCTAATGGCTAAGGGCAACAGATCACTCATTATAATATGACAGTCATGGCTCTTTAGTCCATTTAATCTCTTTCTCACTATATCCACTTTTTTGTGCAAGTTGGATGCATAGCCCTCAGGAAACCTAGCATCCTTTAGAACCTGGCAAAACATCTTAGCACCGTGTGAATCCAAGTAGTATAATGCTGGAGGTAGGTATGGTTTACTCCCAGTTAAATCTGGATGTTGGTCTTGGCGTATATTCAATTGTTGTAGGTCAAGACATGCATTTAGATTATCCTTTGATCTTTTGCTAACATTCAGAAGGGTATGGGCAATATTCTCAAACACATTCTTCTCTATGTGCATAGGATCCAGATTATGACGCAATAGAAGTGTTTCCCAGTATGGCAGCTGAAAGAAGCAACTTCTCTTTCTGAATATTGAAGTGTCTTGTTGTACGCTTATATCATTCTCATCTACCTGATTACGGTGTCGCTTCCTGCTGCTCTTCTGCTGCAGTTTCCCATATGTAGTTTTCATGTCCTTTGTCAATATTGAAATAGCATGTGATGAAAGGGGAACGGGAGGCTCTCGATGTTCCTCAAAACCATCAAATGACTCAGCATCAAATCGAAACTCGTGAATAGGTTCCAAGAATCTGCGATGTCCCATATAGCATTTCCTATGTCCATTCTTTAACCAAAGAGAGCATGTCTCTGATAGACAATGGGAGCAAACTACTATATTTTCTCCAGACGATGATCCACGCCCAGGCCAATCACTTATTGTCCATAGTAGTGCGGCACGTAAGAGAAACTTCTTAGATCGAGAGGCATCATAAGTCCAGACTCCATCATTCCAAAGCTCCAGAAGATCATCTATGGTCAGCTGCATGTAAACATCCATGTCTTTCCCTGGAGATTTTTTACCAGGAATGATGACAGAGAGGATAAAGTTTGATTGCTTCATACAAATCCATGGAGGAAGGTTGTAGGGGATCAAGACGATAGGCCATATGCTATATGAGAGATTCATATTTCCAAAAGGGTTGAAACCATCAGCTCCCAATCCAAATCTAACATTGCAAACTTCTGAACTGAAGTCTTTGTGAATAGCATCAAAGTGTTTCCATGCAGGTGAACCAGCTGGGTGTTGTATCAAGCCATCCTTTGTGCAGCCTTCGCTGTGCCACCTCATATCTGATGACGTCTTTGTAGAAGTGAACAACCTTTGGAGTCTCTTCTTTAGCGGGAAATGACGAACCACCTTTTGAGGCACCTTCTGGACACGCCTTCCATCAACTCCAGTATTTACGCTCTTCCATCTACTTGTGCCACACACTGGACATGATATGGCATCAGCATGTTCCTTCCTAAATAGAATGCAATCATTTTTTCATGCATCTATACTATCATATCCAATACCAATGGCTCTCACAAACTTTTTGGCCCCATGAAAATTTTTGGGCAACGCCTGACcttctggaagtgcctccttaattAGCGTCAATACCTCATCAAAGCAGACATTGCTCATTCCCCTCATATTCTTGATATGAAGCAACCTCACCAAAAATTGCAGCTTCGAGAATCTTTTGCAACCCGGGTACAACTCTTGGCGTCCATCATTAACTAATCTATAGTATGCCTCAGCATCATCGTCCAAATCATCTTCAGACCCTTGCTCCTCTCCTAAAGTACGAGTATCGTACATTCCAAATCCTTCTAGTAGCATCTCATCCATCTCATCACTATCAGCATATTCTTCAAACTGTGAACTAGGACCAGTAGTTGCTTCGGAGGGCCGCATACTTTCTCCATGGTGAATCCATGTGGTATATCTGGACATGAATCCATCGCAAATCAAATGATCATAGACTTCATGCTCACCTAAACAACGAGAGTTTACACATATCTTGCAAGGGCAGAGAATCCTACTATTTTTTGCTGACTCACAAAAAGCAAAATTGTATGAAGTTGATAGTTCCTTCAGAATACTCAGCGGAAGACCTTGCTGCTCGCATCCAACTCTTATCCATTCTCAACTGAACAGACCCAAGTTCTACGACACGTTAAAGCAGAGACCACATAAAATTCTACAATAAGTATTTGAATGCATCAAAGAGAAATTTCTAAAAGCAATATCAGTTTACTATTAGCGGAATCAAAGGGATGTTCAATATAGAAGACCTCACGTGTAGCAAGAAAACAGTGTAGCTGAAACCTGATGCAACAAGATTAGAAGTAACACAGTAGGGATGTTTTATATAGAAATGACAAATGCACCTGCAGTTTGATTATCAGTCTATCTATATAGCTTACTCCTTGTGTGAAGTTTTCTAACATGAACAGAAGGCCATCATGCACACAAGGCAACAACAAACAAACTCCAATTTCAACAGGACAAGTTGCCACACTCCTAGTATAATTACAAGAAGAACATGACACACAGTACAAGTTAATCCTAGATGTCATCGCATAATGATTCTTCATCGATAAGTCTAGCACCAACAAAAACTGGAAGAAAAATGAACTACAAAAATGAAGAGGCATTACCTCGAACACCTTGTGCGCAGTAGAGCGTCAGATCAGCAGCAACCTGGCATGGGCTTCTCTGGNNNNNNNNNNNNNNNNNNNNNNNNNNNNNNNNNNNNNNNNNNNNNNNNNNNNNNNNNNNNNNNNNNNNNNNNNNNNNNNNNNNNNNNNNNNNNNNNNNNNNNNNNNNNNNNNNNNNNNNNNNNNNNNNNNNNNNNNNNNNNNNNNNNNNNNNNNNNNNNNNNNNNNNNNNNNNNNNNNNNNNNNNNNNNNNNNNNNNNNNNNNNNNNGACCACTtgatcttcctcctcctctccgagcTTGgatctccccttcttcttcaccgcgCACTATGAATCCCACCCCGAGATTGGGGACGAGAGAGGGAAGGCACGGAGTGGGGATGGCGGTGCAGGTCGCGGTGGATGCAGAGGCTCCGGCGTGGAGCGCCGGTGGCGGAGCAGGCGCCAGCGGCAAAGACGACGAGGCGCCCACCGCGGAGAAGCTCTGTTTTTTGATTTTCAGGAACAAACGACGACAAGGTGTTcctctgttttttgtttttggagGACCTCTGTTATTTTTTTACCTTGGAACGCAGCGGGGAGGGTTGTTTCACACCAAAACGCTGGCTACGCTCCGTGGCACTTTTGTAGAACGCCTTGTTTTTCCCTGTTTAGAAGGCATTTTCTAAAACTGCCCTTGAAGGCTGCGAGCTTCGGAGGCACTTTTGAAAAGTGTCGTCAATACCATGATTTTGAGGCGTTTAGCAAAAACGCTGGCAAAAAATGCCTCCTAATGACATACATGTTGTAGTGGTGGTAGCTGGTAAGTACATCAAGGCGGGATACCGTCCAGGCGTTCCACACTTCCACTAACGACAGAAAACAGCATGTCCATGCAGAGCAAGCCAAATAGTACGTGGGGCAGTTAGCTTTGGAGGCGCCAAAGCTGCACCGGAGCACCAACTGCGTGACCAGGATGGCACACACGTCCATGTTGTAGCCTTGCAATCCCTGATGCCTCCTACTCCTAATCTTGCAACTTGTGCCTCCGCATTGTGTGAATATATTATCTCGGTACCAATGAAAATACATCAAGGTAAGCATCGTCTGTATACATCTCCCTTCACTCTTCCTACTCACAGGTGAGTTGCTTCTCTGATCCAGTGTTTAAGGAGTTTAGCTATGGCTTCCACTGACCACAATTGCTAGGACTATGGGACAAAGTAGCCGAAATCACTCTCTAGTGGTCGACCGACCTTACTACTACCTAGTAGTAGTATCTTGAGATATTGCAGATATATATATAGGTCCATGCCATGGCTATTATTAAATGAAGGACATGGTTGGTCAGAGAATTCCAATTCTCCTTAAATCAAGAACTTTTACATGCTTGCAGCACCTTATGAGTGTGACCGGAAAAATGTAGAAACTAAAAACCATAAGGTCACCCAAATGGCCAAATGACTCACAAAGTAACCATTTGCAACAAAACCCCATTGTTAAGATCAAACACATggatactagtacataccctcagcttcgGGGGTGAACAACTCACACATCACCATGAGAACAGAGGAAAAGTCGATAGTGATGGTGATGGAGGAGATGACCCCCACGGCGTTCAGTCGCCATCGGAGGAGACGGGCAGGgggtcctccttcttcttcttccttggccctcAGGGGGAGATGGAGCTCTCCCCTAGATTGGATCTCTCTGTTGTCTTCTGTTTCTACATCCCTGTCTCTGGCagaaaaccatttcttatattcccggagatccctaACTCTTATTGGGATAAAATTTTGAGGGGATTTTTATCtggaaattatctttcttgcggcgaaataagggcatcaaccgacctacgaggtgcccacaagccacctgggcgcgcctaggggggtgggcccaCCCTGGTGCCTCATGGGGCGCTTGAGAACCGtcttgcattgattcttcctccaaaaaatcacatatattccaaataaATCTCAGCaaatttttatcgcatttggacttcgtttggtagggtatttctgcaaaacaaaaaacatgcaaaaacaggaactaacactgggcactagatcaataagttagtccataaaaataataCAAGAGTGcacgaaaatcatataaaactcatgtaaatatagcatgaatacttcaaatTATagctacattggagacatatcaacccgTAGAGTTGCACACTCTCATTGACATAGTCACACACGCACAACCACAGAGATGCATGCTCTCGTCGACATAGTCGCACGCGCATGACCGaagagttgcacactctcgtctGCGTAGTAGCTCATGCACGGCCATAGAGTTATGCCGACGGCATAGTCGCACACGCACGACCAAGGATTTGCACACTCTTGTCGGCATAGTAGCTCACGCACAGCCACAGAGCTGCACACTTTTGTCGGCATAGTCGCACACGTGTGGCggcggagttgcacactctcgtccACATAGTCGCGCACGCACGACCGTGGAATTGCATACTATCGGTCGCATAGGTGTCCACTCTCGTTGGCTACGGGAGTTGCACAAGCGCGATGGAGTAGTTGCTTACAAGCGATTGCAGAGAACACCCCTGGTCGACATAGTTGCTCATGCACGGATTGCATAGTTGCACACTCTTCTCCAATAGGTTATCACGGATGGTTGCAGAGTTGCACACTCTCGTTAGCATAGTATATCACATGACTGTGGGAGTTACACACGCGTGATGGCATAGTTGACCCAAGCACGGACATGGAGTTGCATGCTTTTGTCGGCATAGTTTCTCACGCACGACTATGGTAGCTGCACACACACGGGAGGGGGGAGTAGTTGCTCACGCACGACTGCGTAGTTGCACTCCCTGGTCTACATAGTTGCTCACGCACGGACCGTAGAGTTACACACTCTCGTC
This portion of the Triticum dicoccoides isolate Atlit2015 ecotype Zavitan chromosome 7A, WEW_v2.0, whole genome shotgun sequence genome encodes:
- the LOC119331102 gene encoding uncharacterized protein LOC119331102, whose product is MRRFWKEHDVDNKINLKFNRFGQPCGLNTCKLSNFIGTLVKGKEMSLAAQNRSKVPKLEKEKLWGSVQAFFNIDESYKRWVLRSASKKLKDFKVVLKRKYYKADLSRARNILNGCDNRIPIGQWEWLVKHWRTEKAKEKSERNKATRASQLEGCNGTHMAGSRSFAVVLDQMEMVEGSEIGRAELYMVTHTKNNGYPVNQQSGVKMDEIKKDSGRSFFDW